The following is a genomic window from Amblyraja radiata isolate CabotCenter1 chromosome 13, sAmbRad1.1.pri, whole genome shotgun sequence.
AAGTGATTTAGTGAGTACTTGGGGATTTTCTTTTATTGCTGAGAGAGTGGGTGAAATTTGGAATACACTGCCTGTGGGGTAGTAGAGACAGGTGCTCTCACAATATTAAAGATGTATCTGAATGAATCCTTTAAATGCCATGGCGTAGAAGCTTATGGTCAAAATGGTGGGAAACTGGATTAGGATAGATGGGTACTTGATGACCAGGATAGGTCCAAAGGCAGGTTACTGTGCTCAATGACTCTAAGACTCTGAACTTTCAGGCACCTCAATCCAAGCAGAAATTAGCAGAACATACGATATTTCAATATTTACTGCATTGAGAATAATGATATGCCTATTTCTGAGATTAGTTAGAAAACTGAAGCTAACTTCAGAAAATGTCATAAGCAATTTAATTACTTAGTTTCattgttcaatagacaatagacaatagacaataggtgcagttgtaggctattcggcacttcgagccagcaacgccattcaatgtgatcatggctgatcatccacaatcagtaccccgttcctgccttctctccatatcccttaactccgttatccctaagagctccatgtaactctctcttgaaagcatccagagaaccagcctccaccgccctctgaggcagagaattccacacactcacaacattctgtgtgaaatttttttttctcatctccgttctaaatggcttaccacttattcttaaactatggcccctggttctggactcccccaacatcgggaccatgtttcctgcctctagcatgtccaaacctttaataatcttatatatttcaataagatccgctctcatccttctaaattccagagtatacaaggccGGCCGTTCCAATCTAATGACAGGCCcgacatcccgggatttaaccttgtgaacctatgtgtactccctcaatagcaagaatgatcttcctcaagtttggagaccaaaactgcacacaatactccaggtgtggtctcactagggccctgtacaactgcaggaggacctctttgttcctatactcaactcctcttgttatgaaggccaacatgccattcgctgtctccactgccttccgttcctgcatgcttactttcagtgattgatgaacaaggaccctcagatcccgttgtacttccccttttcccaacttgacaccatttagataataatctgaccatttagataataatctgttacTTTTGGTCAAAACATTTGCTTTAATAAAGAACAGGTGCCAGGGTAAAACAAGAAACCAGTTTAAATGTAGACACCTGAAGAAGCTGACGCAGGAATTTTACAAAGTTTATTAAAGTTCCATTCTGGATTTCAAAAGTCATAATTCTGTTAGGCATTCAATACTAGAAGCCTCACATTGAATGTTTGGAATCCCTCAAGTAGGCTTTCCTGGGATTCCGAACAATAGGAACAATCCCCCTGCTCTTTATTTTATTCCATCTTGTGTCTGATGAAGTTGGAAAGATGTTTGTGATGAGCTTTAGTTTACCCTTCTGCTGACAATGCTGTAAATGGTTTACCATTGGCTAGGTTTCCGTTAGTGAGGCAAAATAAATTACCGAagaagaaatctgaaataaatatctTTATTTTTCATTCGCTCCCATTTTTGAAATACACAGAGGTGGCAATTAACACGGTGCTACTTGAACTCTGAGATATTCCTTGGCATCTTTCACTTTCCAATAAATTAAACATAGATTGACTGACACACATAATAAGTAATATTACAATCATCGTCATTTAATTTACAACCAGAATAATGTAGCAAAAAATTAAATAAGAATATACAGTTAAGTTACTTAATTAAGTTCAGTTGAACATACTATAAATAAAGTGGCTTACACATCAATTGTGACTGATACAAATTACGGAAGTTTTAATAAACTTTCATTGTCTGGGCATAGATACTATGCAGGATGGATTCTTGAAATAAATCCAGCTAAATGCAGCCAACTTCTTTCCTCGAGACGTGGCTCAATCTTGTGACATTTTTCTCAGCTTTTTGCTGTGAAGACAAAGAGATCAATGTTTCAAATAATCAAATATTATAATGAAAGAAATCAATAAAAGTGCTGTCAATAATATCTAAATATCAAATATTGCTGAGTAGTTTACATTTTACAGCAGCTTTGCAAAGAAAATGAAAATTTTCAGATTTATCTTCAGAAGTTTGATTGTAGATGCAACCCTCATCTACTCTTGATTGGCAACACTTTATACATTTCAGATCACTGCTGTAGCTTTCTCAATATGATCAGTCAATTGTTATGTTGCTTACCTCAAAAAATTCAGTGCTTTCTTCACCCAATGGTGCTCAGGATCTGCACACACTGCTCTTCCTCTGACGGTGTAGAATctataaaatatttaaattgtcGTTCTATTAATTGAAAATTCTAATAAATATTATtctaagatcataaggaatataTTATCGAATTGTACTTACATAATTGCATCTATCTCACATATTTCATTGGATTTTTGTTCCACATAACCAGAGATCAATTTTTGTGGCAGTCTCTTCCTCGAATATGCGAGACAGCAGTCTCTGTATGCTG
Proteins encoded in this region:
- the LOC116980167 gene encoding C-C motif chemokine 20-like; the encoded protein is MNTLKRLLPAAMLSLIVLNMFGNTLSAAAYRDCCLAYSRKRLPQKLISGYVEQKSNEICEIDAIIFYTVRGRAVCADPEHHWVKKALNFLSKKLRKMSQD